From the Streptomyces syringium genome, one window contains:
- a CDS encoding glutamyl-tRNA reductase, with the protein MSLLVVGLSHRSAPVSVLERAALTADAQAKLLHDTLAAEPATEATVLATCNRIELYADVDKFHAGVAELSTLLARHTGVGLDDLTPHLYVHYEDRAVHHLFSVACGLDSMVVGEGQILGQIKDALALGQELHTAGRLLNDLFQQALRVGKRAHSETGIDKAGQSLVTFGLEQLARDTPVADWAAGKRALVIGAGSMSSLAAATLARAGVAHVAVANRTVERARRLAAILTEPAGPAARGGFTASAVEMTAVADELSRADVVVSCTGATGLVLTADAIRLALAARTDAGHGDALCAVDETCRDGSDVPGTPADGVVLALLDLAMPRDIDAAAHAVDGVRLVDIESLAEASADAPMAADVDQVRSIVSDEVAAFGAAQRAAHITPTVVALRTMAADVVAGEIARLDGRLPDLDDKQRAEITQTVRRVVDKLLHAPTVRVKELASTPGGAGYADALRELFDLDPQAVAAVSRADTRDPGREPA; encoded by the coding sequence ATGAGCCTGCTCGTCGTCGGCCTGAGCCACCGCAGCGCGCCCGTCAGCGTGCTGGAGCGCGCCGCCCTCACGGCGGACGCCCAGGCCAAGCTGTTGCACGACACGCTGGCGGCCGAGCCCGCCACGGAGGCGACCGTGCTCGCCACGTGCAACCGCATCGAGCTGTACGCCGACGTGGACAAGTTCCACGCCGGTGTCGCCGAGCTGTCCACGCTGCTCGCCCGGCACACGGGCGTCGGCCTGGACGACCTGACCCCCCACCTCTACGTGCACTACGAGGACCGGGCCGTCCACCACCTCTTCTCGGTGGCCTGCGGGCTGGACTCGATGGTCGTCGGCGAGGGGCAGATCCTCGGCCAGATCAAGGACGCGCTCGCCCTCGGCCAGGAGCTGCACACCGCGGGCCGCCTGCTCAACGACCTCTTCCAGCAGGCCCTGCGCGTCGGCAAGCGCGCCCACAGCGAGACCGGCATCGACAAGGCCGGCCAGTCGCTGGTGACCTTCGGCCTGGAGCAGCTCGCCCGCGACACGCCCGTCGCCGACTGGGCCGCGGGCAAGCGCGCCCTCGTCATCGGCGCCGGCTCCATGTCCTCCCTCGCCGCCGCGACCCTCGCGCGCGCGGGCGTGGCCCACGTGGCTGTCGCCAACCGCACGGTCGAGCGGGCGCGGCGCCTCGCCGCGATCCTCACCGAGCCCGCGGGCCCCGCCGCCCGCGGCGGCTTCACGGCCTCCGCCGTGGAGATGACCGCCGTGGCGGACGAGCTGTCCCGCGCGGACGTCGTCGTCTCCTGCACCGGTGCGACGGGCCTGGTGCTGACGGCCGACGCCATACGCCTTGCCCTCGCCGCCCGTACGGACGCCGGTCACGGTGACGCGCTCTGCGCCGTCGACGAGACCTGCCGGGACGGCTCGGACGTCCCGGGCACCCCGGCTGACGGGGTCGTCCTCGCGCTCCTCGACCTCGCGATGCCCCGCGACATCGACGCCGCCGCGCACGCGGTCGACGGCGTGCGCCTCGTCGACATCGAGTCGCTCGCCGAGGCCTCCGCCGACGCGCCCATGGCCGCCGACGTCGACCAGGTGCGGTCCATCGTCTCCGACGAGGTCGCCGCCTTCGGCGCCGCCCAGCGGGCCGCGCACATCACGCCCACCGTGGTCGCCCTGCGCACCATGGCCGCGGACGTCGTCGCGGGCGAGATCGCCCGGCTCGACGGCCGCCTTCCCGACCTCGACGACAAGCAGCGCGCGGAGATCACGCAGACCGTGCGGCGCGTCGTCGACAAGCTCCTGCACGCGCCCACCGTGCGGGTCAAGGAGCTGGCTTCGACCCCCGGTGGCGCCGGCTACGCCGACGCCCTGCGGGAACTCTTCGATCTCGACCCGCAGGCGGTCGCCGCCGTCAGCCGGGCCGACACGCGTGACCCCGGACGGGAGCCGGCATGA
- a CDS encoding HAD family hydrolase, with translation MAALGWITPRRRSATARSVLAGEAAAEAARKSAQENADETAAQAERRPPAPEKPAEPEFPVAGDVRAAAFFDLDNTVMQGAALFHFGRGLYKRHFFQKRELARFAWQQAWFRLAGVEDPEHMQDARDSALSIVKGHRVSELMSIGEEIYDEYMAERIWPGTRALAQAHLDAGQKVWLVTAAPVETATIIARRLGLTGALGTVAESVGGVYTGKLVGEPLHGPAKAEAVRALAAAEGLDLSRCAAYSDSANDIPMLSIVGYPYAVNPDSRLRKHARERGWRLRDYRTGRKAAKVGIPAAAAAGALAGGAAAAVALHRRRR, from the coding sequence ATGGCCGCACTGGGATGGATCACTCCGCGCAGGCGCTCCGCCACCGCACGCAGCGTGCTGGCCGGCGAGGCCGCGGCGGAGGCAGCCCGCAAGTCCGCGCAGGAGAACGCGGACGAGACCGCCGCGCAGGCCGAGCGGCGGCCACCCGCCCCGGAGAAGCCCGCCGAGCCCGAATTCCCCGTCGCCGGCGATGTACGGGCCGCGGCCTTCTTCGACCTCGACAACACCGTCATGCAGGGCGCCGCCCTCTTCCACTTCGGCCGCGGCCTCTATAAACGGCACTTCTTCCAGAAGCGCGAGCTGGCCCGCTTCGCCTGGCAGCAGGCGTGGTTCCGGCTGGCGGGCGTCGAGGACCCCGAGCACATGCAGGACGCGCGCGACAGCGCCCTGTCCATCGTCAAGGGCCACCGGGTCTCGGAGCTGATGTCCATCGGCGAGGAGATCTACGACGAGTACATGGCCGAGCGCATCTGGCCGGGCACCCGGGCGCTGGCCCAGGCCCATCTCGACGCGGGCCAGAAGGTGTGGCTGGTGACCGCCGCGCCCGTCGAGACCGCGACCATCATCGCCCGCAGGCTGGGCCTGACCGGCGCGCTCGGCACGGTCGCCGAGTCCGTCGGCGGCGTCTATACGGGCAAGCTCGTCGGCGAGCCGCTGCACGGCCCCGCGAAGGCCGAGGCGGTGCGGGCGCTGGCCGCGGCCGAGGGCCTGGACCTCTCCCGCTGCGCGGCCTACAGCGACTCCGCCAACGACATCCCGATGCTGTCGATCGTCGGCTACCCCTACGCCGTGAACCCGGACAGCCGGCTGCGCAAGCACGCGCGGGAGCGCGGCTGGCGGCTGCGCGACTACCGGACGGGCCGCAAGGCGGCCAAGGTCGGCATCCCGGCAGCGGCCGCCGCGGGCGCCCTGGCGGGCGGCGCGGCCGCGGCCGTCGCCCTGCACCGCCGCCGCCGCTGA
- a CDS encoding uroporphyrinogen-III synthase — protein sequence MNPTAPIHPVHGHVTFLGAGPGDPGLLTLRAVEALATADVLIADPQVLDVVRAHARAHVDMPAQTVTDEASKTADIPVLRDTANLVMTAARGGKRVVRAVLGDPGLDGNAADEMLACANEGITFEVVPGVATAVGVPAYAGVPLRDGKGADVRFLDARTASDTCWSEVGASEVTAVVSTTLDSVVAAAGELVSAGRKPDTPLTVTVAGTTTRQRTWTATLGTLAQVLKAAKVLPSPDGGQPVIAVVGERSAAAQRDRLSWFESKPLFGWNVLVPRTKEQAASLSDQLRSYGAVPSEVPTIAVEPPRTPQQMERAVKGLVTGRYEWIAFTSVNAVKAVREKFEEYGLDARAFAGIKVAAVGEQTAKSLIEFGVKPDLVPSGEQSAAGLLEDWPPYDPVFDPIDRVFLPRADIATETLVAGLIELGWEVDDVTAYRTVRASPPPAETREAIKGGGFDAVLFTSSSTVRNLVGIAGKPHNVTVIACIGPATAKTAEEHGLRVDVLSPEPSVHKLAEALADFGAARRDAALEAGDPVTRPSERRPGSRRRARS from the coding sequence TTGAACCCCACCGCCCCGATCCACCCCGTGCACGGGCACGTCACCTTCCTCGGTGCCGGCCCCGGAGACCCGGGACTGCTGACGCTGCGCGCCGTGGAGGCACTTGCGACCGCTGACGTCCTGATCGCCGATCCGCAGGTGCTCGACGTGGTGCGTGCGCATGCGCGCGCCCATGTGGACATGCCTGCCCAGACGGTTACTGATGAGGCATCAAAAACCGCCGACATCCCCGTCCTTAGGGACACTGCCAATCTTGTCATGACGGCCGCGCGCGGCGGCAAGCGGGTCGTCCGTGCCGTCCTCGGCGACCCGGGCCTCGACGGCAACGCGGCCGACGAGATGCTGGCCTGCGCGAACGAGGGCATCACCTTCGAGGTGGTGCCGGGCGTCGCCACGGCCGTCGGCGTGCCCGCCTACGCCGGTGTCCCGCTGCGCGACGGCAAGGGCGCCGACGTACGGTTCCTCGACGCCCGCACCGCCTCGGACACCTGCTGGTCCGAGGTCGGCGCGAGCGAGGTGACCGCAGTCGTCTCCACCACCCTCGACTCGGTCGTCGCGGCCGCCGGTGAGCTGGTCTCCGCCGGGCGCAAGCCCGACACCCCGCTCACCGTCACCGTCGCCGGCACGACCACCCGCCAGCGCACCTGGACCGCGACCCTCGGGACGCTGGCGCAGGTACTCAAGGCCGCCAAGGTGCTGCCGTCCCCGGACGGCGGCCAGCCGGTCATAGCCGTGGTCGGTGAGCGCAGCGCGGCCGCGCAGCGCGACCGGCTCTCGTGGTTCGAGTCCAAGCCGCTCTTCGGCTGGAACGTTCTCGTCCCGCGGACCAAGGAGCAGGCCGCCTCGCTCTCCGACCAGCTCCGTTCGTACGGCGCCGTGCCCAGCGAGGTCCCGACCATCGCGGTCGAGCCGCCGCGTACTCCGCAGCAGATGGAGCGCGCGGTCAAGGGCCTGGTCACCGGCCGCTACGAGTGGATCGCCTTCACGTCCGTCAACGCCGTCAAGGCGGTGCGCGAGAAGTTCGAGGAGTACGGGCTCGACGCGCGTGCCTTCGCCGGCATCAAGGTCGCGGCCGTCGGTGAGCAGACCGCCAAGTCGCTGATCGAGTTCGGTGTGAAGCCCGACCTCGTGCCCAGCGGCGAGCAGTCGGCCGCCGGTCTGCTGGAGGACTGGCCGCCCTACGACCCGGTCTTCGACCCGATCGACCGCGTCTTCCTGCCGCGCGCCGACATCGCCACCGAGACCCTGGTGGCGGGCCTGATCGAGCTGGGCTGGGAGGTCGACGACGTCACCGCCTACCGGACCGTACGGGCCTCCCCGCCGCCGGCCGAGACCCGCGAGGCGATCAAGGGCGGCGGCTTCGACGCCGTGCTGTTCACCTCCTCCAGCACCGTGCGGAACTTGGTCGGCATCGCCGGCAAGCCGCACAATGTCACCGTCATCGCCTGCATCGGCCCCGCCACCGCGAAGACCGCGGAGGAGCACGGCCTGCGGGTGGACGTGCTGTCGCCTGAGCCCTCGGTGCACAAGCTGGCCGAGGCGCTCGCGGACTTCGGTGCGGCCCGGCGCGACGCGGCCCTGGAGGCCGGCGACCCGGTCACCCGCCCGAGCGAGCGGCGGCCCGGATCGCGTAGAAGGGCACGGAGTTGA
- a CDS encoding redox-sensing transcriptional repressor Rex, protein MATGRTHRPATRSRGIPEATVARLPLYLRALTALSERSVPTVSSEELATAAGVNSAKLRKDFSYLGSYGTRGVGYDVEYLVYQISRELGLTQDWPVVIVGIGNLGAALANYGGFASRGFRVAALIDADPAMAGKPVAGLPVRHTDELEAIITDNGVSIGVIATPAGAAQQVCDRLVAAGVTSILNFAPTVLSVPEGVDVRKVDLSIELQILAFHEQRKAGEDAAQTTAATPPRVPRTAGGGRKGPDGDVPAVMPA, encoded by the coding sequence GTGGCAACTGGCCGAACTCACCGACCGGCGACCCGAAGCCGAGGGATTCCCGAGGCCACCGTCGCCCGGCTTCCGCTGTATCTGCGTGCGCTGACCGCGCTCTCCGAGCGTTCGGTCCCCACGGTCTCCTCCGAGGAGCTCGCGACCGCGGCGGGGGTCAACTCAGCCAAGCTGCGCAAGGACTTCAGCTACCTCGGCTCGTACGGCACCCGCGGTGTCGGCTACGACGTCGAGTACCTCGTCTACCAGATCTCCCGTGAGCTCGGCCTGACCCAGGACTGGCCGGTCGTCATCGTCGGCATCGGCAACCTCGGCGCCGCCCTGGCCAACTACGGCGGCTTCGCCTCCCGCGGCTTCCGTGTCGCGGCGCTGATCGACGCCGACCCGGCCATGGCCGGCAAGCCGGTCGCCGGCCTGCCCGTGCGGCACACCGACGAACTCGAAGCGATCATCACGGACAACGGCGTCTCCATCGGCGTCATCGCCACCCCCGCGGGTGCCGCACAGCAGGTCTGCGACCGGCTCGTCGCGGCCGGGGTCACGTCCATCCTCAACTTCGCGCCCACCGTCCTCTCCGTGCCCGAGGGCGTGGACGTCCGCAAGGTCGACCTCTCGATCGAGCTGCAGATCCTCGCCTTCCACGAGCAGCGCAAGGCCGGCGAGGACGCCGCGCAGACCACCGCCGCCACCCCGCCCCGCGTGCCGCGCACGGCCGGCGGCGGCCGAAAGGGACCGGACGGGGATGTCCCCGCCGTGATGCCGGCATGA
- a CDS encoding DUF5667 domain-containing protein translates to MIANVSAHRRANAFAQALEDQELQGAAAAQPGPSVDDTEQGKLLALASGLGELPAPELDPEVRTVQRAQLIAAMESHFAGEAATVPEPRTGAAGGRTAGKGTHRAGPLSRLKPRSRWSKGLAAGGLTVGVAAGAFGGVAAASSNALPGDSLYGLKRGMEDLRLGLTDDEADRGSLFLDRASTRLFEARRLMERGRVGHLDHESLGEIRKTLSGMTHDASEGHRLLHKAYERDGSLGAIQRLSSFASSHREGWSQLREKLPLQLHDVGDQVSSVFAAIDDEVGPLLPTTPGGKHDAPGAPHAPKHGTPGRAGHSAQPPQASSTSDGKRSGGKPRSASPGGHDDGQGLLGGTGLLQPQPSSDSSGSAKQPQHGKDGKPSKQPDITIPPLLPDILPGLGIHGEDAS, encoded by the coding sequence GTGATCGCGAACGTTTCGGCGCACCGGCGGGCGAACGCCTTCGCCCAGGCCCTGGAGGACCAGGAACTCCAGGGCGCGGCGGCCGCACAGCCCGGCCCATCGGTGGACGACACCGAGCAGGGGAAGTTGCTGGCCTTGGCGAGCGGGCTCGGAGAGCTGCCCGCACCCGAGTTGGATCCCGAGGTCAGGACCGTGCAGCGGGCGCAGCTGATCGCTGCCATGGAGTCCCACTTCGCCGGTGAAGCGGCCACGGTCCCCGAGCCCCGCACGGGCGCGGCGGGCGGCCGGACCGCGGGCAAGGGCACCCACCGGGCCGGGCCACTGAGCCGGCTCAAGCCACGCTCCCGCTGGTCCAAGGGGCTCGCCGCCGGCGGGCTCACCGTGGGCGTGGCGGCAGGCGCGTTCGGCGGCGTGGCCGCGGCGAGTTCCAATGCCCTGCCCGGCGATTCGCTCTACGGACTCAAGCGCGGCATGGAAGACCTCAGGCTCGGTCTGACCGACGACGAGGCCGACCGCGGCAGTCTGTTCCTCGACCGGGCCTCCACCCGGCTGTTCGAGGCCCGCCGCCTCATGGAGCGCGGCCGGGTGGGCCACCTCGACCACGAGTCCCTGGGCGAGATCCGCAAGACCCTCTCCGGCATGACCCACGACGCCTCGGAGGGCCACCGCCTGCTCCACAAGGCCTACGAGCGGGACGGCTCGCTCGGCGCGATCCAGCGGCTGTCCTCGTTCGCCTCCTCGCACCGCGAGGGCTGGAGCCAGCTGCGCGAGAAGCTGCCCCTCCAGCTGCACGACGTGGGCGACCAGGTCAGCTCGGTCTTCGCCGCCATAGACGACGAGGTCGGACCGCTGCTGCCCACCACCCCGGGGGGCAAGCACGACGCGCCGGGTGCCCCGCACGCACCCAAGCACGGCACCCCGGGACGCGCGGGTCACTCCGCGCAGCCGCCCCAGGCGTCGTCCACTTCCGACGGCAAGCGCTCGGGCGGCAAGCCCCGCTCGGCGTCCCCCGGCGGCCACGACGACGGCCAGGGCCTCCTCGGCGGCACGGGCCTGCTCCAGCCCCAGCCCAGCTCCGACAGCTCGGGATCGGCCAAGCAGCCCCAGCACGGCAAGGACGGCAAGCCGTCCAAGCAGCCGGACATCACCATCCCGCCCCTCCTCCCGGACATCCTCCCGGGCCTCGGCATCCACGGCGAGGACGCGAGCTAG
- a CDS encoding ECF subfamily RNA polymerase sigma factor, BldN family, producing the protein MYPHVGVDASGLATLRATVIDRLRGFVPTAYAVPAFATPVPAGPCYALAEGSAAVGRRARRGAGAGTSTTTRRPSADSDSARMLDLVERAQAGEAEAFGRLYDQYADTVYRYIYYRVGGRATAEDLTSETFLRALRRIGTFTWQGRDFGAWLVTIARNLVADHFKSSRFRLEVTTGEMLDANEVERSPEDSVLESLSNAALLEAVRKLNPQQQECVTLRFLQGLSVAETARVMGKNEGAIKTLQYRAVRTLARLLPDDAR; encoded by the coding sequence GTGTACCCACACGTCGGGGTTGACGCCTCGGGCCTGGCTACGCTGCGCGCAACGGTCATCGACCGTCTGCGCGGCTTCGTCCCCACCGCGTACGCCGTCCCCGCCTTCGCCACACCCGTCCCCGCCGGCCCCTGCTACGCCCTCGCCGAGGGCAGTGCGGCGGTCGGCAGACGCGCCCGCCGCGGCGCCGGCGCCGGTACGTCCACTACGACCCGCCGCCCGAGTGCCGACAGCGACAGCGCCCGCATGCTCGACCTGGTCGAGCGCGCCCAGGCCGGCGAGGCCGAAGCCTTCGGCCGCCTCTACGACCAGTACGCCGACACCGTCTACCGCTACATCTACTACCGCGTGGGCGGCCGGGCCACGGCCGAGGACCTCACCAGCGAGACGTTCCTGCGCGCCCTGCGCCGCATCGGCACGTTCACCTGGCAGGGCCGCGACTTCGGGGCCTGGCTGGTGACCATCGCGCGCAATCTGGTCGCCGACCACTTCAAGTCGTCGCGGTTCCGGCTCGAGGTGACCACCGGCGAGATGCTCGACGCCAACGAGGTCGAGCGCAGCCCCGAGGACTCCGTCCTGGAGTCCCTCTCCAACGCCGCCCTCCTGGAGGCGGTGCGCAAGCTCAACCCACAGCAGCAGGAGTGCGTCACCCTGCGCTTCCTCCAGGGCCTGTCCGTCGCCGAGACCGCCCGCGTGATGGGGAAGAACGAGGGCGCGATCAAGACCCTCCAGTACCGAGCCGTGCGCACTCTGGCCCGGCTCCTCCCGGACGACGCGCGCTGA
- a CDS encoding glutaredoxin family protein: MSPLLRRNARKNPADSTVTLIGKPGCHLCDDAEAVIAEICGELGARWEKKDITEDEELYRKYWEQIPVILVDGAQHDFWRVNPARLRKALGG; encoded by the coding sequence ATGAGCCCGCTGCTGCGCCGAAACGCCCGTAAGAACCCCGCCGACAGCACGGTGACGCTGATCGGCAAGCCCGGCTGCCACCTGTGCGACGACGCGGAGGCCGTGATCGCCGAGATCTGCGGCGAGCTGGGCGCCCGCTGGGAGAAGAAGGACATCACCGAGGACGAGGAGCTGTACCGCAAGTACTGGGAGCAGATTCCGGTGATCCTCGTCGACGGCGCGCAGCACGACTTCTGGCGGGTGAATCCGGCGCGCCTGCGGAAGGCCCTCGGCGGCTGA
- the hemB gene encoding porphobilinogen synthase, translating into MSTYGTFPGARPRRLRTTPAMRRMVAETRLHPAELILPAFVREGIGEPVPISAMPGVVQHTRDTLRKAAVEAREAGVAGIMLFGVPEDAKKDAAGTAGTDPDGILQVAIRDVRAEVGDELVIMSDLCLDEYTDHGHCGVLDSEGRVDNDATLERYAEMAQVQADAGVHVVGPSGMMDGQVGVIRDALDQTGHEDVSVLAYTAKYASAFYGPFREAVGSSLQGDRKTYQQDPANVRESLRELSLDLAEGADMVMVKPALPYLDILAKVAESVDVPVAAYQISGEYAMVEAAAANGWIDRDRAIMESLTGIKRAGANMILTYWATEVARQL; encoded by the coding sequence TTGAGCACGTACGGAACCTTCCCCGGGGCTCGCCCCCGGCGGCTGCGGACCACCCCGGCCATGCGCCGCATGGTCGCGGAGACCCGGCTGCACCCGGCAGAGCTGATCCTTCCCGCCTTCGTGCGGGAGGGCATCGGCGAGCCGGTGCCGATCTCCGCGATGCCGGGCGTCGTCCAGCACACCCGCGACACCCTGCGGAAGGCGGCCGTCGAGGCACGTGAGGCCGGCGTCGCCGGGATCATGCTCTTCGGCGTGCCCGAGGACGCCAAGAAGGACGCGGCCGGTACCGCCGGCACCGACCCCGACGGCATCCTCCAGGTCGCCATCCGCGATGTGCGGGCCGAGGTCGGCGACGAACTCGTCATCATGTCCGACCTGTGCCTCGACGAGTACACCGACCACGGCCACTGCGGGGTCCTCGACTCCGAGGGCCGCGTGGACAACGACGCGACGCTGGAGCGCTACGCCGAGATGGCGCAGGTCCAGGCCGACGCGGGCGTCCATGTGGTCGGTCCGAGCGGCATGATGGACGGCCAGGTCGGCGTCATCCGTGACGCGCTGGACCAGACCGGCCACGAGGACGTCTCGGTCCTCGCCTACACCGCGAAGTACGCCTCCGCGTTCTACGGCCCCTTCCGGGAGGCCGTCGGCTCCTCGCTCCAGGGCGACCGCAAGACGTACCAGCAGGACCCGGCCAACGTCCGCGAGTCGCTGCGCGAGCTGTCGCTCGACCTCGCCGAGGGCGCGGACATGGTCATGGTCAAGCCGGCCCTGCCCTACCTCGACATCCTCGCCAAGGTCGCCGAGTCGGTGGACGTCCCCGTCGCCGCCTACCAGATCAGCGGTGAGTACGCGATGGTCGAGGCCGCCGCGGCCAATGGCTGGATCGACCGCGACCGGGCCATCATGGAATCGCTCACCGGCATCAAGCGGGCGGGCGCGAACATGATCCTCACGTACTGGGCCACCGAGGTCGCCCGGCAGCTGTAG
- a CDS encoding lysophospholipid acyltransferase family protein, translating into MADAKVIPFGEEPRSKRKGKRVGRARTNQPPVPLAPVPPQRDEPSGTAEQAEPAGSPREPDGGWDRKLANGLSFLRRRVTGEYEVDDFGYDQELTDQVLMSALRPIYEKYFRVEVKGIENIPEKGAALIVSNHSGTVAVDGLMLQMAIHDQHPANRNVRMLAADLVFMLPVVNELARKFGHTLACVEDAQKLLERGELVGVMPEGFKGVGKPFSERYKLQRFGRGGFVSTALRAGAPIVPCSIVGAEEIYPMVGNAKTLARLLGIPYFPLTPTFPWLGPLGMVPLPTKWTIQFGEPIPTDGYAPEAADDPMVMFNLTDQVRETIQHTLYKLLVQRRSVFF; encoded by the coding sequence ATGGCGGATGCGAAGGTCATCCCGTTCGGCGAGGAGCCACGGTCGAAGCGGAAGGGCAAGCGGGTGGGCCGCGCCCGGACGAACCAGCCTCCGGTGCCGCTCGCGCCCGTACCGCCGCAGCGTGACGAACCCTCGGGGACGGCCGAGCAGGCCGAGCCGGCCGGGAGCCCGCGCGAGCCGGACGGCGGCTGGGACCGGAAGCTGGCCAACGGGCTGAGCTTCCTGCGCCGCCGCGTCACGGGCGAGTACGAGGTCGACGACTTCGGGTACGACCAGGAGCTGACCGACCAGGTCCTGATGTCCGCGCTGCGCCCGATCTACGAGAAGTACTTCCGCGTCGAGGTGAAGGGCATCGAGAACATCCCGGAGAAGGGGGCGGCGCTGATCGTCTCCAACCACTCGGGGACGGTCGCCGTCGACGGTCTGATGCTCCAGATGGCGATCCACGACCAGCACCCCGCCAACCGCAATGTACGGATGCTCGCGGCGGACCTCGTCTTCATGCTGCCGGTCGTCAACGAGCTGGCCCGTAAGTTCGGGCACACCCTCGCCTGTGTCGAGGACGCGCAGAAGCTGCTGGAGCGCGGCGAGCTGGTGGGCGTGATGCCGGAGGGCTTCAAGGGGGTCGGGAAGCCGTTCTCGGAGCGGTACAAGCTGCAGCGCTTCGGGCGGGGCGGCTTCGTCTCCACCGCGCTGCGGGCCGGGGCGCCGATCGTGCCGTGCTCGATCGTCGGGGCGGAGGAGATCTACCCGATGGTCGGCAACGCGAAGACGCTGGCGCGGCTGCTCGGCATTCCCTACTTCCCGCTGACGCCCACCTTCCCCTGGCTCGGGCCGCTCGGCATGGTGCCGCTGCCGACGAAGTGGACGATCCAGTTCGGCGAGCCGATCCCGACGGACGGCTATGCGCCGGAGGCTGCGGACGACCCCATGGTGATGTTCAACCTGACCGACCAGGTGCGCGAAACGATTCAGCACACGCTGTACAAGTTGCTGGTGCAGCGGCGGTCGGTGTTCTTCTAG
- the hemC gene encoding hydroxymethylbilane synthase encodes MSDQRPLRLGTRRSKLAMAQSGQVAQAVHQLTGRPVELVEITTYGDVSREHLAQIGGTGVFVSALRDALLSHEIDFAVHSLKDLPTAQPDDLVLAAIPAREDPRDVLVARDGLTLETLPASSRNGVARIGTGSPRRMAQLNAWARSHGLEIETVPIRGNIDTRVGFVTDGELDAVVLAAAGLTRIGRIGEATQFLDADAVLPAPGQGALAIECLAVHQVHGTALAAQLAELDDPYTRVAVTAERSLLAALEAGCSAPVGALADLLADGQIVTEMRLRGVVGSTDGTTLVQLSTTGPVPSSSEEAVALGRELAAEMLDKGAAGLMGERAL; translated from the coding sequence GTGTCCGACCAGCGGCCGCTGCGCCTCGGCACCCGCCGCAGCAAGCTCGCCATGGCCCAGTCCGGCCAGGTGGCACAGGCGGTCCACCAGCTCACCGGGCGACCGGTCGAGCTGGTCGAGATCACGACGTACGGCGATGTCTCGCGGGAGCACCTCGCGCAGATCGGCGGCACCGGAGTCTTCGTCTCCGCGCTGCGTGACGCGCTGCTCTCCCACGAGATCGACTTCGCCGTGCATTCCCTCAAGGACCTGCCGACCGCGCAGCCGGACGACCTCGTCCTGGCCGCGATCCCGGCCCGTGAGGACCCCCGGGACGTCCTGGTCGCCCGTGACGGGCTGACCCTGGAGACCCTCCCGGCGTCCTCCCGGAACGGGGTGGCCCGGATCGGCACCGGATCGCCGCGCCGCATGGCGCAGCTCAACGCGTGGGCGCGGTCGCACGGACTCGAGATCGAGACCGTGCCGATCCGCGGCAACATCGACACCCGCGTCGGTTTTGTGACCGATGGCGAGCTCGACGCAGTCGTTCTCGCCGCCGCCGGTCTCACCCGCATCGGCCGGATCGGGGAGGCGACCCAGTTCCTGGACGCCGACGCGGTCCTGCCCGCCCCCGGTCAGGGGGCGCTGGCCATCGAGTGCCTCGCCGTGCACCAGGTGCACGGCACGGCCCTCGCGGCACAGCTCGCCGAGCTCGACGACCCGTACACCCGGGTCGCCGTGACCGCCGAGCGTTCCCTGCTCGCCGCCCTGGAGGCCGGCTGCTCCGCACCTGTGGGTGCGCTGGCCGACCTGTTGGCCGACGGGCAGATTGTCACTGAAATGCGCCTGCGCGGCGTCGTCGGCTCGACCGACGGCACGACGTTGGTGCAGCTGTCCACCACTGGTCCCGTACCGTCGTCCAGCGAAGAAGCCGTGGCCCTCGGCCGCGAACTCGCCGCCGAGATGCTCGACAAGGGTGCGGCCGGTCTTATGGGGGAGCGAGCACTTTGA